In the Terriglobus sp. RCC_193 genome, GTGGGAATGGAAGATATCGGCCGCCTGGAAGCCACAGTACAGAAGATGCTGGCACTGGCCCGTCTGGAACAAAGCCCGAAAGATCCCTCACACGAAAGCGATTTCGCGCAAGCATTACAAGATGCGATTACGCAATGCCAATCGTATGCCAATCTTCATGGACTCACCTTCGATCTTCTGGATTTCCCACCGAGCACAAAGGTCAAGCTCAACGCGGAAGACGCTCTTCTTCTTTGCTCGAATGTCCTGGTCAATGCAATTCAGCATTCTCCGGAACAGGCGCCGATTGCAATATCGCTGACCATGCGTAACGGATGGACCGAGTTGAAAATTCGAGATCATGGCAATGGCATTGCAGATAAAAATCAGCCGCATCTGTTCGACGCATTTTACCGGGGCGATGCGTCTCGGAGCCGCAACACGGGCGGCACGGGCCTGGGACTTTCCATCTGCAAAGCGATCTGCAGTCGGGCAGGTGGAAACATCTCCATTGCCAATCACCCCTCGGGTGGAGCAGAAGTCGTAATTCTTTTACCGATTCTTGTTACAAAGTCAGAGATAAATTAAGCCCTACTTAAGGCAGCGGGATGA is a window encoding:
- a CDS encoding sensor histidine kinase, producing MDHKVTVVYGLPEGRTWHSIFEATRFFAYATVILLGITAAILSWLIRRSLHPIRELAQEAEKVDAERWAFQAPASSEQFRELRPLAAAIEKTLARLQRSFEQQRQFTSDAAHELKTDLAIAKSSLQLLAMKRRTVEEYERGLDVGMEDIGRLEATVQKMLALARLEQSPKDPSHESDFAQALQDAITQCQSYANLHGLTFDLLDFPPSTKVKLNAEDALLLCSNVLVNAIQHSPEQAPIAISLTMRNGWTELKIRDHGNGIADKNQPHLFDAFYRGDASRSRNTGGTGLGLSICKAICSRAGGNISIANHPSGGAEVVILLPILVTKSEIN